From Planctomycetaceae bacterium:
GACCGTATAACGCCGCAGATTGAAGTAGAGGCTCGAATTTACGATATTACCAGCAAAGACAGAATGGATCTCGGCGTTGAATGGCAGATGGGACGCAATTCAACTTATACTAACGGCACTGTTGGGTCTAATGTTACTGCAGGAAGGCAATGGCCGTTTACGACCGGTACATTTTCAGCAGCAACAGGTAAAACTGAAAGTACAACCGGCTCTCTTAGATTTGGCTGGCTCAACGCAGGCATTGATTTGGATGTTATATTAAGAGCGCAGCAGGAAAACCTCGAAGCCAAACTGCTGGCCAATCCGAGAATATTGGTTTTGGATAATGAAAAAGCGAACATTAAAATTATCCAGGAAATTCCATATCAGGAGCTTACCGAAACTTCCGGCGGCGGCAGCATAGGTACTATCGCGTTCAGGGAAGTCGGTGTTGAACTTGAAGTTACTCCGCATCTGACGCGTGAAAAAATGATTCGTTTACTGTTGGTTCCAAAATTTAGTGTGCAAACTGGTACTGTCGATGTTGGTACAGAAACGCAGTCTTTTCCGCAGCCGGTTATTGATAGAAGAGAAGCGCATACGACGCTGCTGATTGAAGATAAGCAGACAGTAGTGCTTGGCGGCTTACGCAAGAAAGATGTCAGCAAACAGGTAAACAAAATACCTTTGCTTGGCGATTTGCCATTGGCTGGCGCCGCGTTTAGATATGAAGGCGAAAGTACTACAACAAGCGAACTGGTTGTTTTTATTACGCCTACGCTTATTGAAAAGCCGGTTCTTTCAGCACTGGCAAAGCAGCAGTATCAGGTTACAGAATTCAATGGCCCGGTACCTTTCGAAACAAGAGCGGAAAAGCCGAAACAGGAAAAGCAGAAAAAAGAGAAGGTTAAAAAGGTAAAGACCGCTAAAAGCAAAAAATAGTTTTCGGTGATATATTTATTTACGGAGAAAGACAATGGTTTTTTTTGAATGGACTGACGAACTTTCAGTTGGTGTTGAACAGATGGACATTCAACACAAAAAACTTATCACTCTTATCAATAATTTTCATAAAGCCATTGACATGGGCGAAGACAAATCTGCCGTACAAAAGGCTATTGATGGTCTTGTTGATTATGTGAAAGTGCATTTTATTGATGAAGAGGCGCTGATGCAGGAATACAATTTCCCGCAGTTAGATATTCACAGGCGAATGCATGAACACCTTGCTCGGGATGTCAATGAATATGCGGAAAAATTACAAGCCGGCCAGAAAATTATGGGCATTGAGATGGCTTTTTTCCTCAAAGGCTGGCTGGAAAATCATATTGGCGAAACAGATAAAAACTACGGTCTTTACATCGCTGAACAAAAAAATATAGAAGTAATTAAGAAGTAAGAGTAAGGAGAGATAACCAACCCGGCACATTTTTTAGGTCCGGCGTTGTTTGGAACGAAGCACGTCCTATAATCCTATTTTTCACCAGTTTAACTCATTTTGCTAATAGGGGTCGGTTTATCTGTCGAAATAACAGTGGAAGCAAATTGATAACTAACAGGGAATGTTAAAAATGATTATTGATAGAATAGCACGCACAGTGATGGAAAACTTCGAGGAGAGTGAAGCTATAATTGCAATCGCCGACCGCGATGGCTGTTATGTTTCAAGCAAAACCGATGAGTTCGAGGGTGTATTTGCCGACCCGCAGATTTTAGATGGTATTTGCAGTCAAATTGACGATGGCTGTGAACCGGCAACTTCTGTTATTGGCGGATATTTCGTTGCGGGCTATTCTATTAATAGTAATGGTTATGCGATTCTTCTGGTTCCAAATTACACATCAGAAAAAGCCGCGGCGTATCACGATTTGGCTGAAATCGTACTCAAACAGGTCGCGATGTTGGCTGAAAATGCGATCACTGAAGCACAAGCATCAATATTCACACACAGTTCAGAATTACTGGCAGTATCATCAAACTAAATTGATAAATTGCAGGTGCTTTGGCCAAGCCATTCCTTGGGGACAGCCCACACGGTTCTATAAATTAGCAATTCTATACCCCGCAAGTCTAATTTTTATGCTTTCCTGTTTTTCTAAAGAATAATTGCAATTTTGGTCTTTTTTGCTAAAATCTCGGAATTATTGTCATTTTTAAGGTTAAACTGTGAAATTTCAGGTATTTAGAGACGGAAAAATAGCGAATGATTTTGTACCTGTCGGCGTAACACTGTTCGGAGCCGACCGGATACCATTTCGCAGCACCAAATATATCACTTGGCAGGATGGAATCATTGACTGCAAGGCTCGCGGCTCTGAACCTGCCGGTTTGAGTCTGCTTTGGCCGGTGGAGGGCTTCGGAAACGTAATGCTCTATACGACCCGACTGCCCGAAAGAGAGCAGCCGTACAATCTCAACGTCGAAATCGTTCGCGGCAAGCTGATGGAAATCGCCACAAAGCGTGAAGATTGGGCGATTTTCGACCAGACTCCGGAGTTGAAAGCCAAAGGCGATGAACTCCAGAACTGTTTCATTGAGATGCTTGCGAGTATGAGCGCCCCGGCGGAGGCTTCCGTTTTGGCGGATAAATGTCTGGCAAAAGCTATGATGTATGCCGAGCAGCTTGCGGGCAAATATTCAAGTGTGCTTTTCGAGGTCAGACTTCGCAATCGTGGCTTCGCAAGGTCGAGCCTTGGCTGTCAACTTGATCCTGATAAATTGAATGATAAAAATTATCTCAAGGGCGCGTTCGAATTGTTTGCGCACGTTTCGCTGCCGATAAGCTGGGCGAAAATCGAAAAGGAAAGAGGCCAGTACGATTTTTCAGAACTTGATGAGTGTATGAATACTCTTGGCCGGCGCAGGCTTTTGCTTTGCGCAGGGCCGCTGCTGAATTTCTCGCCGGATAGTCTGCCTGCCTGGATGAAGGGCAAACACGAGTTCGATACGATTCGCGAAGCTGGCTATGAGTTTGTGTCGAAAGTTGTAACAAGATACGCAAAATACGTTCACATGTGGAAAGTTATCAGCGGACTGAATGCTGAAAATATTTTCAAGTTCAGTTTCGAGCGGATTCTTGAAATTACCAGAACCGCGTGCCTTGCCGCAAGGGAAGCGGACAACCGCAGCGTGAAGATGATTGATATTATTTATCCGTGGGGCGAATATTACGCGCACGATTCGGATACGATTCCGCCATTGGTTTACATTGATATGGTAACGCAGGCGGGAATCAATTACGATGCGCTTGGCATACAGATGCTTTTCGGCAAAGACCAGCCGGGAATGCACATCCGCGACATGATGCAGATTTCCGCGATGCTCGACAAGTTTACGCCTCTGCCAAAGCCGATACATATCACGGCGTTTTCTGTGCCGGACAACAACACCGCCAAACAGCAGAGCGGGAAAAACGCCGGCGTATGGCGAAAGCCGTGGGATGAAGATGTGCAGGCAAAATGGATTGAGGAATTTTGCAAAATCGCGTTCAGCAAGCCCTTTGTCAGCACGATTACATACTCGACGCTGGCCGACAGCGATACAAGTAATGTCAGCGGAGCGGGACTTTTGAGCGATGAACTCAAACCGAAAAAAGCGTTTATGTCGCTGGCAAAACTGCAAAAGCAAATTCTGCAAAAAAGCTGATTGTAAAACCTTGTCTTGTGTTATATGAAGTGTTATGGATGAACAAAACAATAACAACCGGCAGCAGCAAAAAGAGCCGATAAAGACGGCGTTTTTTATCGGCGTGATTTTATGTGTTTATTTTGCATTGTCGAGCCTTCCGAATCTTAAAAAAACTGTCTTTGAACCTGTCGATAATAAAATAAATCCGAACACCGCGAGCATTTATGAACTTGCCGAACTGCCCGCAATCGGGAAGGCAAAAGCCGAAGCGATAACAGAATACAGAAAGAAAAGCGTTTTTGAAAACGCCGAGGACCTTGAAAAGATAAAAGGCATTGGCGAAAAAACCGTGAACAAACTCGAACCATTATTGAAATTTAACGATTAAGGTAACCTCTAAAAATGTAAAAATCAGAGCCGCGAGCGTCAGCGACCGGTCAAAAACGGTGTTATTGTTTTTGATTGTCAATTTTTAGAAACAACATTAATTATTTTCAGGATGAATAAATGGCAGACTGGGAAATACATAAGCCGCTTGGAACTTGTACCGGAACCGGCAAAGTGATTGAGCCGGATGAAGAATATATCGCAACGCTTTTCGAAACGCCCGAAGGTATGCAGCGAAAAGATTACTGCATCGAGTACTGGAACGCGAACAAGCCCCAGGTTTACTGCTATTGGAAAAGCGTAATGCCAAAGCCCGACCAGAAGAAGAAACTGTTTATTGACGATAATATGCTGATGGCGTTCTTTGAACGGATGGCGACTGAAACAGATATCGAGAAATTAAACTTCAGATTTGTGCTTACGCTGATACTGATGCGCAAACGTCTGCTTAAATACGATTCTACGAAAAATGAGGACGGCAAAGAAATCTGGTTTTTAAAAGTAACCGGCAAAGATCAAATCGAACAGGTTCTCAATCCGCAGTTGGCGGAAGATAAAATTGAACAGTTATCAGAACAGCTCGGTCAGATTTTACAAGTGGAATTGAATGGCTAAAAAACAAAATCAAAAATCAAAGCTTGTCCTCACGAAAGTGGGGATCAAATATCAAAAATTTGGAATCCCGCTTTGCGGGACGACCTCTTTCTATGTTCTATGTTCTATATTCTATGTTCTATTTGTTACCGGTTGTGGCCCGCCCAAGCGGTCTTGTCCGGCACTTGCGGATGCGGTTGAGGGGCAAAAATTTTTAGCTGATTATGCCGCAAAAGTTAAGCCTCTCCGTGCGACCGGCAGTTGCACATTAAACTATATAAACGAAAAAGGCGAAAAATTTACACAATCGTTTCCAATCCGAATCTGGTACATCGACAGCGGAAAATTCTGTATATATGGAGACGTTTTCTTTAATCCCAGAGGCGTTTGCTTTGCCGTAAGCGATGAAAAATACTGGGTTTACGCAAAACCGATGGGGATTTCTGTAAAAGGAGCGGTCAACAGTGCCGGCGACGATTATTTTTCAAATCCGGCGCTTTTAGTTGATTTTTTACGTGCGGAAGATTCAGAATGTGAGAAAATAGCCTTTACGAAGAATGGGATTGTCTGTCAGGCAGGACAGAAGCAAATATTTATTGATACATGCACCGGGACGGTGAATAAAATCATATACGTCGGACAAAATTCAAAACCTCTGCTCGTTATCGATGCGGAAAAATATGAAAAAGTTAGCGACAGCGATTTTTTGTTCCCGTGCAGTTTGGGCTATGAATACTATGACAAAAAAAACGGTAAAAACCGAATGGAAATCAAACTTGATTCTGTAAAGTTATGGCACCCTGAAGAACAGCAAACCAAAGCATTGTTTACACCACCTGTTGAAAATGAATTTAAGGAGTCAAAGAAATGAGCAAAAAAACATTAAAAGAAAAATTGTCGGCCGGCCTTTTGTTTGTTGATGGCGCGATGGGCACGCAGTTAATGGCAAAAGGAGTCGAAGCTGGAAAATGCAACGATTATCTGAATATCGAATCGCCGAAAATTATTACCGACATTCACCGCAGTTATTATGACGCCGGCAGCGACGCGGTTTATACCAATACGTTCGGAGCAAATGAAATTACGCTTGCCAGACATAACCTTGCCGACAAGGTTGAGGAAATAAACGCCGCGGCGGTAAAGAACGCTAAACTGGCTGCGCAGGCAGCGGGCGGCGACAGATACGTTATCGGCGACATCGGCCCGTGCGGAGATTTTCTCCAGCCGCTCGGATCGCTTGAGCCGCAAACGCTCCGTGATGCTTACGCAAGACAGGCGAAAGCCCTTTATAACGCAGGCGTTGACGGGTTTGTCGTCGAAACATTTATGGCTGCCGATGAAGCGGCAGAAGCTGTTAAAGGCATAAAATCTGTTTGCGATTTGCCGGTGTTCGTATCATTTGCGTTTGATTCTACCGGCAGCGATTTTAGAACGATGATGGGCGCAAGCGTCGAAATGGAGATTACTATTTTCAAAGACTTGGGCGTTGATGCGATTGGATTTAATTGCGGAACACTGAAGATGGAACAATATCTGCAACTGACTGAAAAGTTCGCCAAGCTGCTCAAAGTAAAGAACATCGTGTTGTTGGCCAAACCAAACGGCGGAAAGCCGGAGCTTGTTGACGGCAATGCGGTTTATAAACTTCAGGATAAAGAATTCGGCGACTGGATTGAGAAGATTCACAAGGCAGGGGCTGTAATCGTCGGCGGATGCTGCGGCACTTCGCCTGCGCATATAAAAGCGATGACAAAAAAGCTCAAAAGTTAGGCTCAATGAAAAACAGAATTGGCAAACACAGGGGGCTTTTCATTACTGCTACGGATACTGGTGCAGGAAAAACTCTGATTAGTGGAGCTATTGCGAAAATAATTTCGCAGCCAGACAAAACCGTCGGCGTCTTTAAACCAATCGCGACCGGATGCAGAAAAGTTAAGCAGAAATTCGTCAGCGAAGATGCGGAGTTTCTAAGTCATTGCGCAAACACAAATCTTGCACATGATATAATCACGCCGATAAAATTCAAAATCCCTGCGGCGCCTTTTGCGTGCGAGAAAGCGGAAAAGAAGAAAGTATCGCTGAAAAAGATTTTCAATGCTTACGAACAAATTTGTAGAAATTCCGATTTTGTAGTAGTTGAAGGCATTGGCGGCGTAAAAGTGCCCATTACAGATAACTTTGACGTGCTGGATTTGGCAAAGGCTTTGAAGCTTCCGGTAGTGATTGTCGCAAGGGCACAATTGGGCACTATTAATCATACGCTTTTGACGATTGAAGCGGTTCGGCGAAAGGGACTTTTGCTTGCAGGAATAATCATTAATGGTTATGATGAAAAGACTAATGATTATGCCCAAAAGAGCAATGCAGAGATTATAAAAAAGCTTGGCAGGGTAAAGATTCTGGCCGTTGTGCCGTATGACAAAAAGTCGAGCGTTGAGAAAAAATTGCTCGGACAAAAGGCGTTGAATGCTCTGCGGAAAGTAAACTGGTTAAAAGTGAAATGATGAATGAATCGATAAAAATAAAAAGACCTGAATTGAGACGCTATCTTGTTCCGATTAACACGGCCGCAAGTCAGCAGATGTTTACCGATTGCCTGGTGATAGGTTCCGGCATTGCGGGGCTGCGGGCTGCGATTGAAGCCGCGTCTGCCGGCTGCGAAGTGATATTGGTCTGCAAAAAAAATCTTCAGGACAGCAATACATGGAAAGCGCAGGGCGGAATTGCATCCGTTCTCGCCAGTGACGACAGTATTGTATCTCATGTAAAAGATACATTAAATACCGGCTGCGGAATTTGCATTACTGATACTGTTGAACAGGTTGTCGCCGATGGGCCGGGGCTGGTTAAAGAAATGCTCGAATGGGGTGCGGAATTTGATAAAAACTCAACAGGTTCGATTTCAGTTTCATTGGAAGGCGGGCACAGTCATGCTCGTGTTGCCCACGCACATGGCGATAACACCGGCAGGGCAATGGCCGAGGCACTGATAAATAAAGTCAGACAATTCGAGAATATCACCGTCATTGAAAACTTTTTCGCGATTGACTTTATTACTAATGACGATGGAGTCTGCATCGGCCTAATCGGCAAAAATTCTAAAAGCACGAGCGAAATCATCTGGGCGAAATCGATAATTCTGGCCAGCGGCGGAGCGGGAAGGCTTTATCGTGAAACGACAAATCCCGATGTCGCGACAGGCGACGGTTTGGCGATGGCCGCAAGAGTCGGCGCGGTGCTGCGGGATATGGAATTTATGCAGTTCCATCCGACGACGCTTTATATCGCCGGTGCTTCAAGAGCGTTGATTACAGAAACGCTTCGCGGCGAAGGTGCGATTCTGCTCGATGTAAATCATCAGGCGTTTATGAGTGAGTACCACAAAAATGCCGAGCTTGCGCCGCGAGATGTGGTGAGCAGAGCCATTCTTGACAGAATGCTTAAAACAGGTTCAACACACGTTTATCTTGACGTTAGGCATTTTAAGAAAGATTATTTTGCAAAACGGTTTCCATTTATAAATGAACTGCTTGTAAGTTTCGATATCGATATAAGCAAAGACCTGATTCCTGTTCGGCCAAGCGCGCATTATATGGTTGGCGGCGTAAAGACCGACAGTCAGGCGAAGACAAATATTCCTAATCTTTTCGCGTGCGGCGAAGTTGCGTCGACCGGCTTGCATGGCGCAAACAGACTCGGCAGCAATTCGCTGCTTGAAGGTCTTGTCTTTGGCAAAATCGCAGGCCGAAATGCCGCGACAGCGGCTAAAAAAATTAGC
This genomic window contains:
- the nadB gene encoding L-aspartate oxidase gives rise to the protein MMNESIKIKRPELRRYLVPINTAASQQMFTDCLVIGSGIAGLRAAIEAASAGCEVILVCKKNLQDSNTWKAQGGIASVLASDDSIVSHVKDTLNTGCGICITDTVEQVVADGPGLVKEMLEWGAEFDKNSTGSISVSLEGGHSHARVAHAHGDNTGRAMAEALINKVRQFENITVIENFFAIDFITNDDGVCIGLIGKNSKSTSEIIWAKSIILASGGAGRLYRETTNPDVATGDGLAMAARVGAVLRDMEFMQFHPTTLYIAGASRALITETLRGEGAILLDVNHQAFMSEYHKNAELAPRDVVSRAILDRMLKTGSTHVYLDVRHFKKDYFAKRFPFINELLVSFDIDISKDLIPVRPSAHYMVGGVKTDSQAKTNIPNLFACGEVASTGLHGANRLGSNSLLEGLVFGKIAGRNAATAAKKISKTAGPPKYRYDIPQSDRSRLDTEDVLNSLRSLMWRNVGITRLAKPLAEAQEIITFWQRYVLDKIFDSPVGWECQNMLTVCMMMAKAAEVRTESRGVHFRSDYPQIDDTKFKTHLEFE
- the bioD gene encoding dethiobiotin synthase, coding for MKNRIGKHRGLFITATDTGAGKTLISGAIAKIISQPDKTVGVFKPIATGCRKVKQKFVSEDAEFLSHCANTNLAHDIITPIKFKIPAAPFACEKAEKKKVSLKKIFNAYEQICRNSDFVVVEGIGGVKVPITDNFDVLDLAKALKLPVVIVARAQLGTINHTLLTIEAVRRKGLLLAGIIINGYDEKTNDYAQKSNAEIIKKLGRVKILAVVPYDKKSSVEKKLLGQKALNALRKVNWLKVK
- a CDS encoding homocysteine S-methyltransferase family protein; protein product: MSKKTLKEKLSAGLLFVDGAMGTQLMAKGVEAGKCNDYLNIESPKIITDIHRSYYDAGSDAVYTNTFGANEITLARHNLADKVEEINAAAVKNAKLAAQAAGGDRYVIGDIGPCGDFLQPLGSLEPQTLRDAYARQAKALYNAGVDGFVVETFMAADEAAEAVKGIKSVCDLPVFVSFAFDSTGSDFRTMMGASVEMEITIFKDLGVDAIGFNCGTLKMEQYLQLTEKFAKLLKVKNIVLLAKPNGGKPELVDGNAVYKLQDKEFGDWIEKIHKAGAVIVGGCCGTSPAHIKAMTKKLKS
- a CDS encoding helix-hairpin-helix domain-containing protein, with product MDEQNNNNRQQQKEPIKTAFFIGVILCVYFALSSLPNLKKTVFEPVDNKINPNTASIYELAELPAIGKAKAEAITEYRKKSVFENAEDLEKIKGIGEKTVNKLEPLLKFND
- a CDS encoding endo-1,4-beta-xylanase, translated to MKFQVFRDGKIANDFVPVGVTLFGADRIPFRSTKYITWQDGIIDCKARGSEPAGLSLLWPVEGFGNVMLYTTRLPEREQPYNLNVEIVRGKLMEIATKREDWAIFDQTPELKAKGDELQNCFIEMLASMSAPAEASVLADKCLAKAMMYAEQLAGKYSSVLFEVRLRNRGFARSSLGCQLDPDKLNDKNYLKGAFELFAHVSLPISWAKIEKERGQYDFSELDECMNTLGRRRLLLCAGPLLNFSPDSLPAWMKGKHEFDTIREAGYEFVSKVVTRYAKYVHMWKVISGLNAENIFKFSFERILEITRTACLAAREADNRSVKMIDIIYPWGEYYAHDSDTIPPLVYIDMVTQAGINYDALGIQMLFGKDQPGMHIRDMMQISAMLDKFTPLPKPIHITAFSVPDNNTAKQQSGKNAGVWRKPWDEDVQAKWIEEFCKIAFSKPFVSTITYSTLADSDTSNVSGAGLLSDELKPKKAFMSLAKLQKQILQKS
- a CDS encoding bacteriohemerythrin, which produces MVFFEWTDELSVGVEQMDIQHKKLITLINNFHKAIDMGEDKSAVQKAIDGLVDYVKVHFIDEEALMQEYNFPQLDIHRRMHEHLARDVNEYAEKLQAGQKIMGIEMAFFLKGWLENHIGETDKNYGLYIAEQKNIEVIKK